In Agromyces sp. 3263, a single genomic region encodes these proteins:
- a CDS encoding aspartate aminotransferase family protein: MTTLDSPTSLDVRYDNADLQQKAKDHLWMHFSRQSTMATSGVPIITRGEGHHIFDVEGRKYFDGLSGLFVVNAGHGRRRLAEVAAKQAEQLAFFPIWSYAHPSAIELADRLADYAPGDLNRVFFSTGGGEAVETAFKLAKYYWKLKGQPTKHKVISRAVAYHGTPQGALAITGIPAMKAMFEPLTPGGFRVPNTNFYRAADVGAPSDDLEAFGVWAANRIEEMILFEGPETVAAVFLEPVQNSGGCFPPPPGYFQRVREICDQYDVLLVSDEVICAFGRIGHMFACDAYGYVPDMITCAKGMTSGYSPIGATIVSEKIYEPFATGTTSFYHGYTFGGHPVSAAVALENLDIFEEEGLNGRVRENSPLFRAELEKLLDLPIVGDVRGDGYFFGIELVKDKATRETFDDDESERLLRGFLSKALFDAGLYCRADDRGDPVIQLAPPLTIGVPEFQEIEQILRGVLTEASNRL, encoded by the coding sequence ATGACCACCCTCGACTCACCGACGAGCCTCGACGTGCGCTACGACAACGCGGACCTGCAGCAGAAGGCCAAGGACCACCTCTGGATGCACTTCTCCCGGCAGTCCACGATGGCGACGTCGGGAGTGCCGATCATCACCCGCGGCGAGGGCCACCACATCTTCGATGTGGAGGGCCGCAAGTACTTCGACGGCCTCTCGGGCCTCTTCGTCGTGAACGCCGGCCATGGACGCCGGCGCCTCGCCGAGGTCGCCGCCAAGCAGGCTGAGCAGCTCGCCTTCTTCCCGATCTGGTCGTACGCGCATCCCTCGGCGATCGAGCTCGCCGACCGGCTGGCGGACTACGCACCCGGGGACCTCAACCGCGTCTTCTTCTCGACGGGCGGCGGCGAGGCGGTCGAGACGGCGTTCAAGCTCGCGAAGTACTACTGGAAGCTGAAGGGCCAGCCCACCAAGCACAAGGTGATCTCTCGCGCCGTGGCCTACCACGGCACGCCCCAGGGAGCGCTCGCAATCACCGGCATCCCCGCCATGAAGGCGATGTTCGAACCGCTCACACCGGGCGGGTTCCGGGTGCCGAACACGAACTTCTACCGTGCGGCGGACGTGGGCGCGCCGTCCGACGACCTCGAGGCGTTCGGCGTCTGGGCCGCGAACCGGATCGAGGAGATGATCCTCTTCGAGGGTCCCGAGACGGTGGCGGCGGTCTTCCTCGAGCCGGTGCAGAATTCGGGCGGATGCTTCCCGCCGCCCCCCGGGTACTTCCAGCGGGTCCGCGAGATCTGCGACCAGTACGACGTGCTGCTCGTCTCCGACGAGGTGATCTGCGCATTCGGTCGCATCGGGCACATGTTCGCCTGTGATGCCTACGGCTACGTGCCCGACATGATCACGTGCGCCAAGGGCATGACGTCGGGGTACTCCCCCATCGGCGCGACCATCGTCTCGGAGAAGATCTACGAGCCCTTCGCCACCGGGACGACCTCGTTCTACCACGGCTACACCTTCGGCGGTCATCCGGTGTCGGCGGCCGTCGCACTCGAGAACCTCGACATCTTCGAGGAGGAGGGGCTAAACGGGCGCGTGCGCGAGAACTCCCCCCTGTTCCGTGCCGAGCTCGAGAAGCTCCTCGACCTGCCGATCGTGGGGGACGTGCGCGGCGACGGGTACTTCTTCGGCATCGAACTCGTGAAGGACAAGGCCACTCGCGAGACCTTCGACGACGACGAATCCGAGCGGCTCCTGCGCGGGTTCCTCTCGAAGGCCCTGTTCGACGCCGGCCTGTACTGCCGGGCCGACGACCGCGGGGACCCCGTGATCCAGCTCGCGCCGCCGCTCACCATCGGCGTGCCCGAGTTCCAGGAGATCGAGCAGATCCTGCGAGGGGTGCTCACCGAAGCCTCGAACCGACTCTGA
- a CDS encoding FAD-binding oxidoreductase: MSFWLDDVVVSGTDDLAPRPALTSDASFDVCIVGGGLTALWTAYALAKAEPRLRIAVLEREIVGFGASGRNGGWCSALFPRSAASLERDHGFDAAVAMRRAMIDTVEEVGRVARAEGIECDYERGGTVVFARNDVQRAAGIADVGEARRFGVDRLEYWDEAAVAGRFGASGIDGASPSAVFDPSCARLHPAKLVRGLARVVEALGVAIFERTEVLDWAAGTVRFRAVDSGAHGTVSARRVIIALEGYGSQLPRVRRRILPIYSLMIATEPLPDEVWSEIGIAHGQTFSDYRHLLIYGQRTADNRFAFGGRGARYHWGSAVDPAYERVDGVFSHLHRALRELFPALGDARITHRWGGPLGIARDWHATASYNPRTGVGFAGGYVGDGLSTTNLAGRTLADLVLERSTALTALPWANHRSPLWEPEPLRFAGANLGVLGMQLADVEERVTKRPSLAARLLGPLTGH, encoded by the coding sequence GTGAGCTTCTGGCTCGACGATGTCGTCGTCTCGGGCACGGACGACCTGGCTCCCCGGCCCGCCCTGACGTCGGATGCCTCGTTCGACGTCTGCATCGTCGGCGGAGGGCTGACGGCCCTGTGGACGGCGTACGCACTCGCGAAGGCGGAACCCCGGCTGCGGATCGCCGTCCTCGAGCGCGAGATCGTCGGCTTCGGCGCGTCGGGCCGGAACGGCGGATGGTGCTCGGCGCTGTTCCCCCGCTCGGCAGCGTCCCTGGAACGCGACCACGGCTTCGATGCGGCCGTCGCCATGCGGCGCGCGATGATCGACACCGTCGAGGAAGTCGGTCGCGTCGCGCGAGCCGAAGGCATCGAGTGCGACTACGAACGTGGCGGCACGGTGGTCTTCGCGCGGAACGATGTGCAGCGGGCAGCCGGCATCGCCGACGTCGGCGAGGCGCGTCGGTTCGGCGTCGATCGCCTCGAGTACTGGGACGAGGCGGCGGTCGCGGGGCGCTTCGGCGCCTCGGGAATCGACGGGGCCTCCCCGAGCGCCGTGTTCGATCCCTCGTGCGCACGGCTGCACCCGGCGAAGCTGGTGCGAGGGCTCGCCCGCGTGGTCGAGGCGCTCGGGGTCGCGATCTTCGAGCGGACGGAGGTGCTCGATTGGGCCGCCGGGACGGTGCGATTCCGTGCCGTCGACTCGGGTGCGCACGGGACCGTCTCTGCTCGCCGGGTCATCATCGCCCTCGAGGGCTACGGCTCGCAACTGCCGCGCGTCCGGCGGCGCATCCTCCCGATCTACTCGCTGATGATCGCGACCGAACCACTCCCCGACGAAGTCTGGAGCGAGATCGGGATCGCACACGGCCAGACGTTCAGCGACTACCGGCACCTCCTGATCTACGGTCAGCGCACGGCCGACAATCGATTCGCGTTCGGTGGTCGCGGCGCCCGGTATCACTGGGGAAGCGCGGTCGATCCGGCGTACGAGCGGGTCGACGGCGTCTTCTCGCACCTGCACCGTGCCCTGCGCGAGCTCTTCCCTGCGTTGGGCGACGCGCGGATCACGCATCGCTGGGGTGGTCCGCTCGGCATCGCAAGGGACTGGCATGCGACCGCGAGCTACAACCCGAGGACGGGAGTCGGCTTCGCGGGCGGGTACGTGGGCGATGGGCTGTCGACGACGAACCTGGCGGGCCGCACGCTCGCCGACCTCGTGCTCGAGCGCTCCACCGCGCTGACCGCCCTCCCGTGGGCGAACCACCGTTCGCCCCTGTGGGAGCCGGAACCACTCCGCTTCGCGGGCGCGAACCTCGGCGTGCTCGGCATGCAACTCGCCGACGTCGAGGAACGGGTGACGAAGCGGCCATCCCTCGCCGCGCGGCTGCTGGGTCCACTCACCGGTCACTGA
- a CDS encoding DUF4192 family protein: protein MTTIIRATGAHDLLAIVPTLAGFIPERSIVCVAFRGTRSAGVLRHDLPRRAAERQAVVSAIVGTLCRMPGVDAVVPIAYTDATFGATGRFPERALLSLLVRRIEQAGFVVRDALCHGVDAWGSLLDPATPANGHPVAMIDESGALSRVPGDARSLGGVADSGRLPTPDDATSRSIAEHLARFDDLERGEAALAELGAEADPVELVEALLEGEPGDQPERRIAWFLHLARRPGIRDAMMLQFGFGPVVGETALDDAFETAAVAERTGETVDQVVRRRHADDPGETVSDLLARLLLGQTTIKPDGDRVRRALDAVRWAAAHAPDGHRGPPLCVAAWLAWALGMGSAAGALLEQAISAEPGLPMAGLLASFIGSGALPEWAFSGPGSDVSDR from the coding sequence ATGACCACCATCATCCGTGCCACCGGTGCCCACGACCTGCTGGCCATCGTGCCCACCCTTGCCGGGTTCATCCCCGAACGCTCGATCGTCTGCGTGGCCTTCCGCGGCACGCGCTCGGCCGGTGTCCTCCGTCACGACCTCCCTCGGCGCGCGGCCGAGCGGCAGGCGGTCGTCAGCGCCATCGTCGGCACGCTCTGTCGGATGCCGGGCGTCGATGCCGTCGTGCCGATCGCGTACACCGACGCGACCTTCGGTGCGACCGGCCGGTTCCCCGAACGCGCGCTCCTGTCGCTGCTGGTTCGACGCATCGAGCAGGCCGGATTCGTGGTGCGGGACGCCCTCTGCCACGGCGTCGACGCCTGGGGGTCGCTTCTCGATCCGGCGACGCCCGCCAACGGGCATCCGGTCGCGATGATCGACGAGAGCGGCGCGCTGAGCCGGGTTCCAGGCGACGCCCGCTCGCTCGGCGGCGTGGCCGACTCCGGTCGCCTGCCCACGCCCGACGACGCCACCTCCCGCTCGATCGCCGAGCACCTCGCCCGATTCGACGACCTCGAGCGAGGCGAGGCGGCGCTCGCAGAACTCGGCGCCGAGGCGGACCCGGTGGAGCTCGTCGAGGCCCTGCTCGAGGGCGAGCCCGGCGATCAGCCGGAACGCCGCATCGCGTGGTTCCTCCACCTGGCGCGGCGACCGGGCATCCGCGATGCGATGATGCTGCAGTTCGGATTCGGGCCGGTGGTCGGCGAGACGGCCCTGGACGATGCCTTCGAGACCGCCGCGGTGGCGGAGCGCACGGGAGAGACCGTCGACCAGGTCGTTCGTCGGCGGCACGCCGACGACCCCGGCGAGACGGTCTCCGACCTGCTCGCGCGGCTCCTGCTCGGGCAGACGACCATCAAGCCCGATGGCGACCGAGTACGCCGGGCACTCGACGCGGTGCGGTGGGCCGCAGCACATGCGCCCGACGGACACCGCGGGCCGCCGCTCTGCGTTGCGGCCTGGCTGGCGTGGGCACTCGGCATGGGATCGGCGGCCGGAGCGCTGCTCGAGCAGGCGATCTCAGCGGAACCCGGCCTCCCTATGGCGGGGCTGCTCGCGTCGTTCATCGGCAGTGGCGCACTCCCCGAGTGGGCCTTCTCCGGACCCGGGTCGGATGTCAGTGACCGGTGA
- a CDS encoding aldo/keto reductase, with the protein MTDLEYRSLGRSGLRVSTVGLGGNNFGRVGTATEGQEGTDAVVAAALDVGVNLIDTADIYGREYGLSETLLGSALRGRRDEVVIATKFGHSGLPSPLPAWGARGSRRYIRLAVEGSLRRLQTDWIDLYQLHTPDPATPIDETIAALDDLVRAGKVRYLGHSNLSGWQIAEAEYVARELGAARFISAQNEYNLLARGVEAEVLPAVRHLGLGFLPYFPLQNGLLTGKFRRDDQPADTRIMRQRRHLVDDAPWDVLDRYRDFADARGISMLEATFGWLLAQPSLTSVTAGTTRPEQIRQNAAAGVAWQPTDAELDEVSRIFAAG; encoded by the coding sequence ATGACGGATCTCGAGTACCGCTCCCTCGGCCGGTCGGGCCTCCGCGTCTCGACCGTGGGGCTCGGCGGCAACAACTTCGGTCGGGTGGGCACCGCCACGGAAGGCCAGGAAGGCACGGACGCCGTGGTGGCCGCGGCGCTCGACGTCGGCGTCAACCTCATCGACACCGCCGACATCTACGGCCGCGAGTACGGCCTCAGCGAGACCCTCCTGGGCTCCGCGCTGCGCGGGCGCCGCGACGAGGTCGTCATCGCGACGAAGTTCGGGCACTCGGGCCTGCCGTCGCCCCTTCCCGCATGGGGAGCGCGGGGCTCGCGCCGCTACATCCGCCTCGCCGTCGAGGGGTCGCTCCGGCGGTTGCAGACCGACTGGATCGACCTGTACCAGCTGCACACGCCCGACCCCGCGACGCCGATCGACGAGACCATCGCGGCACTCGACGACCTCGTGCGCGCCGGCAAGGTGCGCTACCTCGGCCACTCCAACCTGAGCGGCTGGCAGATCGCGGAGGCGGAATACGTCGCGCGCGAGCTGGGCGCCGCACGCTTCATCTCCGCGCAGAACGAGTACAACCTGCTGGCACGGGGCGTCGAGGCCGAGGTTCTCCCGGCGGTCCGGCACCTGGGGCTCGGCTTCCTGCCGTACTTCCCGCTGCAGAACGGCCTGCTCACCGGAAAGTTCCGGCGGGACGACCAGCCCGCCGACACCCGCATCATGCGTCAGCGCCGTCACCTCGTCGACGACGCGCCATGGGACGTGCTCGACCGATACCGCGACTTCGCCGACGCACGCGGCATCAGCATGCTCGAGGCCACGTTCGGATGGCTGCTCGCACAGCCGTCGCTCACGAGCGTGACTGCCGGCACCACGCGGCCCGAGCAGATCCGGCAGAACGCGGCCGCCGGTGTCGCCTGGCAGCCGACCGACGCCGAGCTCGACGAGGTCTCCCGGATCTTCGCCGCGGGTTGA
- a CDS encoding methylated-DNA--[protein]-cysteine S-methyltransferase: MTNVYLTRLDSPIGRIELVGDDDALTGVTIEREGALPRDGEPEHSNPVLDDARSQLIEYFAGARTDFDLPVRLSGTAFQLAVWAELERLQWGEAISYGALATAVGKPGSARAIGGAVGANPVPIIVGCHRVLASDGRITGYSGGDGIPTKLWLLGHERIGFAA; the protein is encoded by the coding sequence ATGACCAACGTGTACCTCACCCGCCTCGACAGCCCCATCGGGCGCATCGAGCTCGTCGGCGATGACGATGCGCTGACCGGCGTCACCATCGAGCGCGAGGGCGCGCTCCCCCGCGACGGCGAGCCCGAGCACTCCAATCCGGTGCTCGACGACGCCCGATCGCAGCTCATCGAGTACTTCGCCGGCGCACGCACCGACTTCGACCTCCCCGTCCGCCTTTCGGGCACGGCGTTCCAGCTGGCTGTCTGGGCCGAGCTCGAGCGGCTCCAGTGGGGCGAGGCGATCTCGTACGGCGCACTGGCCACGGCCGTCGGCAAGCCGGGGTCGGCCCGCGCGATCGGGGGCGCCGTCGGCGCCAACCCGGTGCCCATCATCGTCGGATGCCATCGGGTGCTCGCGTCCGACGGACGCATCACCGGTTATTCCGGCGGCGACGGCATCCCGACCAAGCTCTGGCTGCTCGGACACGAACGCATCGGCTTCGCCGCGTGA
- a CDS encoding DNA-3-methyladenine glycosylase I, which translates to MPSADVVVGDDGLSRCAWGANDPEYRRYHDEEWGTPQHDPVRLYEKVCLEGFQAGLSWITILRRRPAFREVFHGFDVDQVAAMTEADVERLITDARIIRHRGKIEAAIQNARATLALDVPLDELLWSFAPPPRDTAPRSFAEVPATTPESAAMSKELRRLGFRFVGPTTMYALMQAAGMVDDHVSGCFRAMMPRDSSAEPVATVA; encoded by the coding sequence ATCCCGTCGGCCGACGTCGTGGTCGGCGACGACGGCCTGTCCCGCTGCGCCTGGGGCGCGAACGACCCCGAATACCGCCGCTACCACGACGAGGAATGGGGCACGCCGCAGCACGATCCCGTGCGCCTCTACGAGAAGGTCTGCCTCGAGGGGTTCCAGGCGGGGCTGTCGTGGATCACCATCCTCCGCCGGCGGCCGGCGTTCCGCGAGGTCTTCCACGGGTTCGACGTCGATCAGGTCGCCGCGATGACCGAGGCCGACGTCGAGCGGCTGATCACCGACGCCCGCATCATCCGCCACCGGGGCAAGATCGAGGCCGCCATCCAGAACGCCAGGGCCACCCTCGCTCTGGATGTCCCTCTCGACGAACTCCTGTGGAGCTTCGCTCCCCCGCCTCGCGACACGGCGCCGCGGTCGTTCGCGGAGGTTCCCGCCACCACGCCCGAGTCCGCTGCGATGAGCAAGGAGCTCCGCCGGCTCGGCTTCCGGTTCGTCGGGCCGACCACGATGTACGCGCTCATGCAGGCTGCGGGCATGGTTGACGACCACGTGTCGGGGTGCTTCCGGGCGATGATGCCGCGAGACTCATCGGCGGAGCCCGTCGCGACGGTCGCCTGA
- a CDS encoding peroxide stress protein YaaA, whose product MRLLLPPSETKRDGGHGGPVDLAVLAAPELTDARFALMDAVARLAADHDAAMRALKLGPRQSAEVERNRRIHVAPSMPAIDRYTGVLFDALDAPTLSAEARSYAARSVMVHSALFGLVGALDPIPAYRLSHDSRVPGIRLRQFWRPLLESSLARQHGLIVDLRSEGYAHLGPAPVREDSAFVRVVMIGGDGRRRALNHFNKTAKGAFTRAVLESRPTVESVDELIDWARTAGFALDVAEGADPATGVRELELLA is encoded by the coding sequence ATGCGGCTGCTCCTGCCGCCGTCCGAGACGAAACGGGATGGCGGCCACGGTGGCCCGGTCGATCTCGCGGTGTTGGCCGCGCCCGAACTGACCGATGCCCGGTTCGCGCTGATGGACGCGGTCGCGAGACTCGCCGCCGATCATGACGCCGCCATGCGCGCCTTGAAGCTCGGTCCGCGGCAATCGGCCGAGGTCGAGCGGAACCGCCGGATCCACGTTGCGCCGTCGATGCCTGCGATCGACCGCTACACGGGGGTGCTGTTCGACGCGCTCGACGCCCCGACGCTGTCAGCCGAGGCGAGATCGTATGCGGCCCGCTCGGTCATGGTGCACTCGGCCTTGTTCGGCCTGGTCGGCGCGCTCGATCCCATTCCCGCCTACCGGCTGTCCCATGACTCGCGTGTCCCCGGCATCCGGCTGCGTCAATTCTGGCGCCCGCTCCTCGAGTCGTCGCTCGCGCGGCAGCACGGGCTGATCGTGGACCTCCGCTCCGAGGGGTACGCGCACCTCGGCCCGGCGCCCGTCCGAGAGGACAGCGCCTTCGTTCGGGTCGTCATGATCGGAGGCGACGGACGACGTCGCGCCCTCAACCACTTCAACAAGACGGCGAAGGGCGCGTTCACGCGGGCGGTGCTCGAGTCTCGTCCGACGGTGGAATCGGTCGACGAGCTGATCGACTGGGCGCGGACCGCCGGATTCGCGCTTGACGTCGCCGAGGGCGCAGACCCCGCGACCGGCGTGCGTGAGCTGGAGCTCCTGGCCTGA
- a CDS encoding ATP-binding protein: MQGEQPIERQFGDLSVTQLIVMAGLPGAGKSTIAEIVGARLGATVVSVDPIESAILRAGIDADQPTGLAAYLVAEEIAEKELDSGRTVIVDAVNAAEAARLQWRDLAARADVRLRVIEVACSDEGVHRARLEKRERRLPHLEETTWRAVEQSLEGYAPWTGPSSALPRVTIDSVQSLGSNVEAALAFIAS, translated from the coding sequence ATGCAGGGGGAGCAGCCGATCGAACGCCAGTTCGGTGACCTGAGCGTCACCCAGCTCATCGTCATGGCCGGGCTGCCGGGCGCGGGCAAGTCGACGATCGCCGAGATCGTCGGTGCCCGGCTCGGCGCCACGGTCGTGTCCGTCGACCCCATCGAGTCGGCCATTCTCCGCGCCGGGATCGACGCCGACCAGCCAACCGGGCTCGCGGCGTACCTCGTTGCCGAGGAGATCGCGGAGAAGGAGCTCGACTCCGGACGCACGGTCATCGTCGACGCGGTGAATGCCGCGGAGGCGGCTCGGCTGCAGTGGCGCGACCTCGCTGCCCGCGCCGATGTGCGACTGCGGGTGATCGAGGTCGCCTGCTCCGACGAAGGGGTGCATCGCGCGCGTCTCGAGAAGCGCGAGCGTCGGCTCCCGCACCTCGAGGAGACGACGTGGCGCGCCGTCGAGCAGAGCCTCGAGGGCTACGCTCCGTGGACGGGTCCGTCCTCGGCGCTGCCGCGCGTGACCATCGACAGCGTGCAGTCGCTCGGATCGAACGTCGAGGCGGCGCTCGCCTTCATCGCGTCCTAG
- a CDS encoding F0F1 ATP synthase subunit epsilon, translating to MAVLNVSVVSADREVWSGEASMVIARTVEGEIGILPGHEPMLAILAGGEVRVTLPGGEKITANAEDGFLSVQSDSVQLVASRAELA from the coding sequence ATGGCCGTCCTCAATGTGAGCGTCGTCTCGGCCGACCGGGAAGTCTGGTCGGGCGAGGCGTCCATGGTCATCGCCCGTACGGTCGAGGGCGAGATCGGCATCCTGCCCGGCCACGAGCCCATGCTCGCGATCCTCGCCGGTGGCGAGGTTCGCGTCACCCTCCCGGGTGGCGAGAAGATCACGGCCAACGCGGAGGACGGGTTCCTGTCGGTGCAGTCCGACTCGGTCCAGCTCGTCGCGTCGCGGGCCGAGCTCGCCTGA
- the atpD gene encoding F0F1 ATP synthase subunit beta, whose protein sequence is MTDTATAPVAESTAGAVGRIARVTGPVVDIEFPHDSIPEIYNALQTKITVGGETLVLTLEVAQHLGDDLVRAIALKPTDGLVRGQEVTDTGEAISVPVGDVTKGKVFNVIGEILNGEPGEQVEITERWPIHRRPPAFDQLESKTQLFETGIKSIDLLTPYVQGGKIGLFGGAGVGKTVLIQEMIQRVAQDHGGVSVFAGVGERTREGNDLIHEMEEAGVFDKTALVFGQMDEPPGTRLRVALSALTMAEYFRDVQKQDVLLFIDNIFRFTQAGSEVSTLLGRMPSAVGYQPNLADEMGVLQERITSTRGHSITSLQAIYVPADDYTDPAPATTFAHLDATTELSREIASKGLYPAIDPLTSTSRIMDPRYLGEDHYRVATTVKQILQKNKELQEIIAILGVDELSEEDKITVSRARRIQQFLSQNTYMAKKFTGVEGSTVPLKDTIESFDAIARGDFDHVAEQAFFNVGPITDVEENWARIQKENG, encoded by the coding sequence ATGACTGACACCGCAACCGCGCCGGTCGCCGAGTCGACCGCCGGCGCCGTCGGCCGCATCGCCCGCGTCACGGGCCCCGTCGTCGACATCGAGTTCCCGCACGACTCGATCCCCGAGATCTACAACGCTCTCCAGACCAAGATCACGGTCGGAGGCGAGACCCTCGTCCTGACCCTCGAGGTCGCCCAGCACCTGGGTGACGACCTCGTGCGCGCCATCGCGCTGAAGCCCACCGATGGGCTCGTGCGCGGCCAGGAGGTGACCGACACCGGCGAGGCGATCTCCGTCCCCGTCGGCGACGTCACCAAGGGCAAGGTGTTCAACGTCATCGGCGAGATCCTCAACGGTGAGCCGGGCGAGCAGGTCGAGATCACCGAGCGCTGGCCGATCCACCGCCGGCCCCCGGCCTTCGACCAGCTCGAGTCGAAGACGCAGCTCTTCGAGACCGGCATCAAGTCGATCGACCTCCTCACCCCCTACGTGCAGGGCGGCAAGATCGGCCTCTTCGGTGGTGCGGGCGTCGGCAAGACCGTCCTCATCCAGGAGATGATCCAGCGCGTGGCGCAGGACCACGGTGGCGTCTCCGTGTTCGCCGGTGTCGGCGAGCGCACCCGTGAGGGCAACGACCTCATCCACGAGATGGAGGAGGCGGGCGTCTTCGACAAGACCGCCCTCGTCTTCGGCCAGATGGACGAGCCGCCGGGCACGCGTCTTCGCGTCGCGCTCTCCGCGCTGACCATGGCGGAGTACTTCCGCGATGTGCAGAAGCAGGACGTGCTGCTCTTCATCGACAACATCTTCCGCTTCACGCAGGCGGGCTCCGAGGTCTCGACGCTGCTCGGCCGCATGCCGTCCGCGGTGGGCTACCAGCCGAACCTCGCCGACGAGATGGGCGTCCTGCAGGAGCGCATCACGTCGACGCGCGGCCACTCGATCACCTCGCTCCAGGCGATCTACGTCCCGGCGGACGACTACACCGACCCCGCTCCGGCCACGACGTTCGCGCACCTCGACGCCACGACCGAGCTGTCGCGTGAGATCGCGTCGAAGGGTCTCTACCCGGCCATCGACCCGCTCACCTCGACGTCGCGCATCATGGACCCCCGCTACCTGGGCGAGGACCACTACCGCGTCGCCACCACGGTCAAGCAGATCCTCCAGAAGAACAAGGAGCTCCAGGAGATCATCGCGATCCTCGGTGTCGACGAGCTCTCCGAGGAAGACAAGATCACGGTGTCGCGCGCGCGTCGCATCCAGCAGTTCCTCTCGCAGAACACCTACATGGCGAAGAAGTTCACCGGTGTCGAGGGCTCCACGGTGCCGCTCAAGGACACGATCGAGTCGTTCGACGCGATCGCCCGCGGTGACTTCGACCACGTCGCGGAGCAGGCGTTCTTCAACGTAGGCCCCATCACCGACGTCGAGGAGAACTGGGCTCGCATCCAGAAGGAGAACGGCTGA
- a CDS encoding F0F1 ATP synthase subunit gamma, which produces MGAQLRVYRQKIKSAQTTKKITKAMELIAASRIQKAQARVTASTPYSRAITRAVSAVATYSNVDHVLTTEPETIERAAVVILTSDRGLAGAFNSQVLREAEELAELLRSQGKEVVYFLVGRKAVGYFQFRRRASEQQWTGSSENPEFELAKEIADAVLEAFLRDAADGGVDEIHVVYNKFVSMMTQTPEVVRLLPLEVVEGVDEPNATVQPLYEFEPDVETVLDALLPVYIESRIFNALLQSAAAKHAATQKAMKSASDNADKLITDYTRLANNARQAEITQQISEIVGGADALVAKK; this is translated from the coding sequence ATGGGAGCGCAACTTCGGGTCTACCGGCAGAAGATCAAGTCTGCCCAGACGACGAAGAAGATCACCAAGGCGATGGAGCTCATCGCCGCCTCGCGCATCCAGAAGGCGCAGGCACGCGTGACGGCTTCGACGCCGTACTCGCGCGCCATCACGCGCGCCGTCTCGGCCGTCGCGACGTACTCGAACGTCGACCACGTGCTCACCACCGAGCCCGAGACGATCGAGCGCGCAGCCGTCGTGATCCTCACGTCCGACCGTGGCCTCGCGGGAGCATTCAACTCGCAGGTGCTGCGCGAGGCGGAGGAGCTCGCCGAGCTGCTCCGCTCGCAGGGCAAGGAGGTCGTGTACTTCCTCGTCGGGCGCAAGGCCGTGGGCTACTTCCAGTTCCGTCGCCGCGCGTCGGAACAGCAGTGGACCGGCAGCTCCGAGAACCCCGAGTTCGAGCTCGCCAAGGAGATCGCCGACGCCGTGCTCGAGGCGTTCCTCCGCGACGCCGCCGACGGCGGCGTCGACGAGATCCATGTCGTCTACAACAAGTTCGTGAGCATGATGACGCAGACCCCCGAGGTCGTGCGCCTGCTGCCGCTCGAGGTTGTCGAGGGTGTCGACGAGCCCAACGCGACCGTGCAGCCGCTCTACGAGTTCGAGCCCGACGTCGAGACCGTGCTCGATGCGCTGCTGCCGGTCTACATCGAGAGCCGCATCTTCAACGCGCTCCTGCAGTCCGCTGCAGCGAAGCACGCGGCGACGCAGAAGGCGATGAAGTCGGCCAGCGACAACGCCGACAAGCTCATCACCGACTACACCCGGCTGGCGAACAACGCGCGCCAGGCCGAGATCACGCAGCAGATCTCCGAGATCGTGGGCGGCGCCGACGCGCTCGTCGCCAAGAAGTAA